The following are from one region of the Gammaproteobacteria bacterium genome:
- a CDS encoding UvrD-helicase domain-containing protein, translated as MSGRFAHVRFISAGAGSGKTYRLTEELENALVRDGRAPSGVIATTFTVKAAAELRERVRERLIRTGRIALAEQTAQSLIGTVHSVCERLLARFAFELGLSPELRVASLEDCTDFFNEALDDALAPDPDAVRTMNGVAYRLGIDDWRGDVKQIADRARENDIAPDALVAMGRRCADELLAHFPPPVSGDWDAWLVETVSRALDAIDLEHDTTVGTRKYHDGLKAAIYRLRRPPVPWPLWISLANRGATKKSDDIAATVREAAAVYEKHPRFQADVRTYLERGYAIAAAALERFQSIKKERGLIDFGDMEQELLRALDLPEIRARLDDELELLLVDEFQDTNPMQLAIFMKLATLADEVVFVGDVKQAIYGFRGCDPELVRDTLDALIARGGRADVLEHSWRSRPPLVEYVNQVFVQAFDGELEAAQVKLAAKRTDATREPAVLRWTIDGRGGERVDAIARGVADLVRTGYRIEDPETGETRPLRWGDVAVLAASNDNVEAIAKALRAAHVPMKMTLSGLLAVPEICLAKAALRRLNDPTDTLATAEIVAMSDCVEPETWLADRLRRVAAGEDGYAWAEDTHPIVAKLAALREKTGTQSPVEIVARVLNSVGLREVVTAWGPSAIKAAQRQKNLDALLNLAVQYERHCDAQHLAATLTGFLFWLEHPRSPELDLQPVVTTGDAVHVLTYHRAKGLEWPVVVAADLHYCWPPGLWDVRIERGDAPFDPERPLEDRFVRYWPRIFGPRTNGVPILDAIRDSAEGRACLEKDERENRRLAYVGLTRARDALVLATPARDPSAEAWLHAFGGPSVLPEGDALVLGAGRTIATRATVVGGDIEGAAPEPFAPRRLPERAPLAERRRERVLPSQAAEVAGAAAVETVELGARIRLFGDDMTAIGTGLHAVIAAELINPGRPDAVERARALLEGFGVAAFVGADDAVAAARRLRAFVDRLGARQVLVECPIVHRLDDGCVVRGAIDVLVETDAGWIVIDHKSSPRPRVEWPTEAAGHSGQLAAYRSALEAAGRKVASCWIHFPVGGGIVRVALPG; from the coding sequence GTGAGCGGCCGTTTCGCTCACGTCCGCTTCATCAGCGCCGGCGCCGGCAGCGGCAAGACGTACCGGCTGACCGAGGAGCTCGAGAACGCCCTCGTCCGCGACGGCCGTGCGCCGAGCGGCGTGATCGCGACGACGTTCACCGTGAAGGCCGCGGCCGAGCTCCGCGAGCGCGTGCGCGAGCGCCTCATTCGAACCGGGCGCATCGCGCTCGCCGAGCAGACGGCGCAGTCGTTGATCGGCACCGTGCACAGCGTCTGCGAGCGCCTGCTCGCGCGCTTCGCGTTCGAGCTCGGCCTCTCGCCGGAGCTGCGCGTCGCGAGCCTCGAGGACTGCACGGACTTCTTCAACGAGGCGCTCGACGACGCGCTCGCGCCCGATCCCGACGCCGTGCGAACGATGAACGGCGTCGCGTACCGGCTCGGCATCGACGACTGGCGCGGGGACGTGAAGCAGATCGCCGACCGGGCCCGCGAGAACGACATCGCGCCCGACGCGCTCGTCGCGATGGGCCGGCGCTGCGCGGACGAGCTGCTCGCGCATTTCCCGCCGCCCGTCTCCGGCGACTGGGACGCGTGGCTCGTGGAAACCGTCTCGCGCGCCCTCGATGCGATCGATCTCGAGCACGACACGACCGTCGGCACGCGCAAGTATCACGACGGGCTGAAGGCCGCGATCTACCGGCTCCGCCGGCCGCCCGTGCCGTGGCCGCTCTGGATCAGCCTCGCGAACCGCGGCGCCACGAAAAAGAGCGACGACATCGCGGCGACCGTGCGTGAGGCCGCGGCCGTCTACGAGAAGCATCCGCGGTTCCAGGCCGACGTGCGCACATACCTCGAGCGCGGCTATGCGATCGCGGCGGCCGCGCTCGAGCGCTTTCAGTCGATCAAGAAGGAGCGCGGGCTCATCGACTTCGGCGACATGGAGCAGGAGCTGCTGCGCGCGCTCGACCTCCCCGAGATCCGCGCCCGCCTCGACGACGAGCTCGAGCTGCTGCTCGTCGACGAGTTTCAAGACACGAACCCGATGCAACTCGCGATCTTCATGAAGCTCGCGACGCTCGCCGACGAGGTCGTCTTCGTCGGCGACGTGAAGCAGGCGATCTACGGCTTCCGCGGCTGCGACCCCGAGCTCGTGCGCGACACGCTCGACGCGCTGATCGCCCGCGGCGGGCGCGCCGACGTCCTCGAGCACTCGTGGCGCTCGCGCCCGCCGCTCGTCGAGTACGTCAACCAAGTCTTCGTGCAGGCATTCGACGGCGAGCTCGAGGCCGCGCAGGTGAAGCTCGCGGCGAAGCGCACGGACGCGACGCGGGAGCCGGCCGTGCTGCGCTGGACGATCGACGGCCGGGGCGGCGAGCGAGTCGACGCGATCGCGCGCGGCGTCGCCGATCTCGTGCGGACGGGCTATCGGATCGAGGATCCGGAGACGGGCGAGACGCGCCCGCTGCGCTGGGGCGACGTCGCCGTGCTCGCCGCGAGCAACGACAACGTCGAGGCGATCGCGAAGGCGCTGCGCGCCGCGCACGTGCCGATGAAGATGACGCTGTCGGGCCTCCTCGCGGTCCCCGAGATCTGTCTCGCGAAGGCGGCGCTGCGCCGGCTGAACGATCCGACGGATACGCTCGCGACGGCCGAGATCGTCGCGATGAGCGACTGCGTCGAGCCCGAGACGTGGCTCGCCGACCGGCTGCGCCGCGTGGCCGCCGGCGAGGACGGCTACGCGTGGGCCGAGGACACGCACCCGATCGTCGCGAAGCTCGCGGCGCTGCGCGAGAAGACCGGCACGCAATCGCCGGTCGAGATCGTCGCGCGCGTGCTGAACTCGGTCGGCCTGCGCGAAGTCGTGACGGCGTGGGGCCCGAGCGCGATCAAGGCCGCGCAGCGGCAGAAGAACCTGGACGCGCTGCTGAACCTCGCCGTGCAGTACGAGCGCCATTGCGACGCGCAGCATCTCGCCGCGACGTTGACCGGCTTTCTATTCTGGCTCGAGCACCCGCGCTCGCCGGAGCTCGATCTCCAGCCGGTCGTGACGACCGGCGACGCGGTGCACGTGCTCACGTACCACAGGGCCAAGGGCCTCGAATGGCCGGTCGTCGTCGCCGCGGATTTGCACTACTGCTGGCCGCCGGGGCTCTGGGACGTGCGGATCGAGCGCGGCGACGCGCCGTTCGACCCGGAGCGCCCGCTCGAGGATCGCTTCGTCCGCTATTGGCCGCGCATTTTCGGCCCGCGCACGAACGGCGTGCCGATCCTCGACGCGATTCGCGACTCCGCGGAAGGACGGGCCTGCCTCGAGAAGGACGAGCGCGAGAACCGCCGCCTCGCCTACGTGGGGCTCACGCGCGCCCGCGACGCGCTCGTGCTCGCGACGCCGGCGCGAGACCCGAGCGCGGAGGCCTGGCTGCACGCGTTCGGCGGGCCGTCCGTGCTGCCCGAAGGCGATGCGCTCGTGCTCGGCGCGGGGCGCACGATCGCGACGCGCGCGACCGTCGTCGGCGGCGACATCGAGGGCGCGGCGCCCGAGCCGTTCGCGCCGCGCCGCCTGCCCGAGCGCGCGCCCCTCGCCGAGCGGCGGCGCGAGCGCGTGCTGCCGTCGCAGGCCGCGGAGGTGGCCGGCGCCGCCGCCGTCGAGACGGTCGAGCTCGGTGCGCGCATTCGCCTTTTCGGCGACGACATGACGGCGATCGGCACGGGCCTGCACGCCGTGATCGCCGCCGAGCTGATCAACCCGGGCCGCCCGGACGCCGTCGAGCGCGCGCGTGCCCTGCTCGAGGGCTTCGGCGTCGCCGCGTTCGTCGGAGCGGACGACGCGGTGGCCGCGGCGCGCCGGCTGCGCGCGTTCGTCGACCGGCTCGGCGCGCGGCAGGTGCTCGTCGAATGCCCGATCGTGCACCGCCTCGACGACGGCTGCGTCGTGCGGGGCGCGATCGACGTGCTCGTCGAGACCGATGCCGGCTGGATCGTCATCGATCACAAGTCCTCGCCGCGCCCGCGCGTGGAATGGCCGACCGAAGCCGCCGGGCACTCCGGGCAGCTCGCCGCCTACCGGAGCGCGCTCGAGGCGGCCGGGCGGAAAGTCGCGAGCTGCTGGATCCACTTCCCCGTCGGCGGCGGCATCGTGCGGGTCGCGCTGCCCGGCTGA
- a CDS encoding aldo/keto reductase, which yields MLTRRECLALTAKTCAALAVAPRLAGAQNESPADLITRPIPSTGEELPIIGLGSSATFSDAAEEEAQAVREVMRTMLESGGTVFDTAPAYGASEEVAGRMVQELGAAERVFWATKLNVAGFRGGSADPEAARRQVETSIERLGREPVDLIQVHNLADMDTQLPILREYKEAGRVRYIGATSTFKQQYEAFERYLQSEPLDFIGIDYAVDNLSAEERLLPLAADRGVAVMVYLPFGRTRLWSRVEGREVPAWAAEFGARTWAQFFLKFAASHPAVTVVTPSTSNPEHMLDNMGAARGRLPDADERRRMVELVDSLPS from the coding sequence ATGCTGACTCGCCGCGAATGCCTGGCATTGACCGCCAAGACCTGCGCCGCGCTCGCCGTCGCACCGCGACTCGCGGGGGCTCAGAACGAGAGCCCGGCGGATCTGATCACGCGACCGATCCCGTCCACCGGCGAGGAGCTGCCGATCATCGGCCTCGGCAGCTCGGCCACGTTCAGCGACGCCGCGGAAGAGGAGGCCCAGGCCGTGCGCGAGGTCATGCGCACGATGCTCGAGAGCGGCGGGACGGTCTTCGATACGGCGCCGGCCTACGGCGCGTCGGAGGAAGTCGCCGGCCGGATGGTTCAGGAGCTCGGCGCGGCGGAGCGCGTCTTCTGGGCGACGAAGCTGAACGTCGCCGGCTTCCGCGGCGGCTCGGCCGATCCGGAAGCGGCCCGCCGTCAGGTCGAGACGTCGATCGAGCGGCTCGGCCGCGAGCCCGTTGATCTGATTCAGGTGCACAACCTCGCGGACATGGACACGCAGCTGCCGATCCTGCGCGAGTACAAGGAAGCCGGGCGCGTGCGCTACATCGGCGCGACGTCGACCTTCAAGCAGCAGTACGAGGCCTTCGAGCGGTATCTGCAGAGCGAGCCGCTCGACTTCATCGGCATCGACTACGCCGTCGACAACCTGAGCGCCGAGGAGCGGCTGCTGCCGCTCGCGGCCGACCGCGGCGTCGCCGTGATGGTCTACCTGCCGTTCGGCCGCACGCGGCTCTGGAGCCGGGTGGAAGGCCGCGAGGTGCCGGCGTGGGCGGCCGAGTTCGGCGCCCGGACGTGGGCGCAGTTCTTCCTGAAGTTCGCCGCGTCGCACCCGGCCGTCACGGTCGTCACGCCGTCGACGAGCAATCCCGAGCACATGCTGGACAACATGGGCGCCGCGCGCGGCCGGCTGCCGGACGCCGACGAGCGCCGCCGGATGGTCGAGCTCGTCGACTCCCTGCCCTCCTGA
- a CDS encoding helix-turn-helix domain-containing protein — translation MARDDSDTPPGKRSARKAGRARAEPAAPQADPRGGDIDGAARFAALATQVRAAFAGGSGEAPVAPSALARAAGLGRGALTALLRTHAHMTPAAWLARERVRSAARRLLETRDSVADVAVAAGFAGEAELRRVFLALARLSPEDYRALARADAFVLRLPARYRAREVLAYHARDPESPCERVDGARVFKALAAPDGPAILEIELGARRAVCRVHSPRRLGPARMGRLHAIALRMLGLTADVAAFESLARRDPHLAPLVAKRRGLRLPLTPTVFDALCWAIIGQQINLAFASALRREMLALAGERIDGMIAHPTPARLADVDVSALAARRYSRSKAEYLLDTARAVAAGALDCEALAEGSAVTAEESLTKLRGIGIWTARYVLMRGAGFADCAPVGDVALAAALHKVTGSAARPGPSEVEALMRPFAPYRSLATFHLWASLREDAG, via the coding sequence GTGGCACGCGACGATAGCGACACGCCGCCCGGGAAGCGCTCGGCCCGAAAAGCCGGACGCGCTCGCGCCGAACCGGCCGCGCCGCAGGCCGATCCCCGCGGCGGCGACATCGACGGCGCAGCTCGTTTCGCCGCCCTCGCGACGCAGGTGCGCGCAGCGTTCGCCGGCGGAAGCGGCGAAGCGCCGGTAGCCCCCAGCGCCCTCGCGCGCGCCGCCGGCCTCGGCCGCGGTGCGCTCACGGCGCTGCTGCGCACGCACGCGCACATGACCCCGGCCGCCTGGCTCGCCCGCGAGCGCGTCCGCTCGGCCGCCCGCCGCCTGCTCGAGACGCGGGACAGCGTCGCGGACGTCGCAGTGGCCGCCGGTTTTGCCGGCGAAGCGGAGCTGCGGCGCGTCTTCCTCGCGCTCGCACGACTGAGCCCCGAGGACTATCGCGCGCTCGCGCGCGCCGACGCCTTCGTGCTGCGCCTGCCGGCCCGTTACCGCGCCCGCGAGGTGCTCGCCTATCACGCGCGCGATCCGGAAAGCCCGTGCGAGCGCGTCGACGGCGCGCGTGTCTTCAAGGCGCTCGCCGCGCCCGACGGTCCCGCGATCCTCGAGATCGAGCTCGGCGCTCGGCGCGCGGTTTGCCGAGTGCATTCGCCCCGCCGCCTCGGTCCGGCGCGGATGGGTCGCCTCCACGCGATCGCGCTGCGGATGCTCGGCCTCACGGCGGACGTCGCGGCCTTCGAATCGCTCGCGCGACGCGACCCGCATCTCGCGCCCCTCGTCGCGAAGCGTCGCGGCCTGCGCCTGCCGCTGACGCCGACCGTCTTCGACGCGCTCTGCTGGGCGATCATCGGCCAGCAGATCAATCTCGCGTTCGCGAGCGCGCTCCGCCGCGAGATGCTCGCTCTCGCGGGCGAGCGGATCGACGGCATGATCGCGCACCCGACGCCCGCTCGGCTCGCGGACGTCGACGTCTCGGCGCTCGCGGCGCGGCGCTACTCGCGATCGAAGGCGGAGTATCTCCTCGACACCGCACGCGCGGTCGCCGCGGGCGCCCTCGACTGCGAGGCGCTCGCGGAAGGCTCGGCCGTGACCGCCGAGGAATCGCTGACGAAGCTTCGCGGCATCGGCATCTGGACCGCCCGCTACGTGCTGATGCGCGGCGCGGGCTTCGCCGACTGCGCGCCGGTCGGCGACGTCGCGCTCGCGGCCGCGCTCCACAAGGTGACCGGAAGCGCCGCGCGGCCCGGTCCGAGCGAGGTCGAGGCGCTGATGCGGCCGTTCGCGCCGTACCGGAGCCTCGCGACGTTCCACCTGTGGGCGAGCCTCAGGGAGGACGCGGGGTAG
- a CDS encoding rhodanese-like domain-containing protein, whose amino-acid sequence MIFEQIATGGCQSYLIGCTETCAAALIDPEIRQIDRYQATAARDGLRIHYVIDTHTHADHFSAARHLGRTLGVPVVMHHASPAPHADLRLQDGDMLAVGTLRLQAMHTPGHTRDSMCLVAGDRVFTGDTLLIGATGRTDLPTGDPEALYDSLFNGVLTLDASLKVFPAHDYKGRKSSTIGEELATNPRLQQRDREAFVEMMRRLNLSAPTHLTEALRTNMTGGKTVDRLLAEAAEKTPFMSLEELQRRVERRDPDLVVLDVREREAFAAGHVPGARHLPRGQLELRVNEELADPTWRIVTVCELGKISTLAAATLRELGFLRTAALDGGMEAWRERGFPLET is encoded by the coding sequence ATGATCTTCGAGCAAATCGCTACCGGGGGATGCCAGTCCTACCTGATCGGCTGCACGGAAACCTGTGCGGCCGCGCTCATCGACCCCGAGATCAGGCAGATCGATCGCTATCAGGCGACGGCCGCACGCGATGGTCTACGCATCCATTACGTGATCGACACGCACACGCACGCCGATCATTTCTCCGCGGCCCGCCACCTCGGCAGGACGCTCGGCGTCCCGGTCGTCATGCATCACGCGAGCCCGGCGCCGCACGCCGATCTGCGCCTGCAGGACGGCGACATGCTCGCGGTCGGGACGCTGCGGCTGCAGGCGATGCACACGCCGGGGCACACGCGCGACTCGATGTGCCTCGTCGCCGGCGACCGCGTGTTCACCGGCGACACGCTTCTGATCGGCGCCACCGGCCGCACGGATTTGCCGACGGGAGATCCCGAAGCGCTGTACGACAGCTTGTTCAACGGTGTGCTGACGCTCGACGCGTCGCTCAAGGTGTTCCCGGCGCACGATTACAAGGGGCGCAAATCGAGCACGATCGGCGAGGAGCTCGCGACGAACCCGCGCCTGCAGCAGCGCGACCGCGAGGCGTTCGTCGAGATGATGCGCCGGCTGAACCTCTCGGCGCCGACGCACCTGACCGAGGCGCTGCGCACGAACATGACGGGCGGCAAAACGGTCGATCGGCTGCTCGCCGAAGCCGCGGAGAAGACGCCGTTCATGTCGCTCGAGGAGCTGCAGCGTCGGGTCGAGCGGCGCGATCCGGATCTCGTCGTGCTCGACGTGCGCGAAAGAGAGGCATTTGCCGCCGGGCATGTGCCCGGCGCGCGCCACCTCCCGCGCGGCCAGCTCGAGCTCCGCGTCAACGAGGAGCTGGCCGATCCGACGTGGCGCATCGTCACCGTCTGCGAGCTCGGCAAGATCTCGACGCTCGCCGCCGCGACGCTGCGCGAGCTCGGATTCCTGCGCACGGCCGCCCTCGACGGCGGCATGGAGGCGTGGCGCGAGCGCGGCTTCCCGCTCGAGACCTAG
- a CDS encoding aldo/keto reductase produces MRKAPFGRTGVDVALVGQGTWNLEHDDEAEALAALDAGLDAGMTHIDTAELYGNGRVERMIAPIVRRRRDEIFLVSKVLPSNASYAGTLKACDRSLERLGTDRLDVYLLHWRGTIPLEETFRAFEALESAGKIRAYGVSNFDVDDLEEAVGIVGEGRIACNQVLYHLKERSIEERVVPWCREHGVAVVAYSPFGSGRFPSTRSGGGRVLASIAERRRVSPYQLALAFLVQQGGVFAIPKAARVEHVLENADAGEIELTPAEMRELDGAFPVRPRRGLPTL; encoded by the coding sequence ATGAGGAAGGCGCCTTTCGGACGGACCGGTGTCGACGTCGCGCTCGTCGGTCAGGGCACGTGGAACCTCGAGCACGACGACGAGGCCGAAGCGCTGGCCGCGCTCGACGCCGGTCTCGACGCGGGCATGACGCACATCGACACGGCCGAGCTTTACGGCAACGGACGCGTCGAGCGGATGATCGCGCCGATCGTCCGGCGCCGCCGCGACGAGATCTTCCTCGTCTCGAAGGTCCTGCCGTCGAACGCGTCCTACGCCGGCACGCTGAAGGCTTGCGACCGCTCCCTCGAGCGGCTCGGCACCGACCGCCTCGACGTCTATCTCCTCCATTGGCGCGGCACGATCCCGCTCGAGGAGACGTTCCGCGCGTTCGAGGCGCTCGAGTCGGCCGGCAAGATCAGGGCGTACGGCGTCAGCAACTTCGACGTCGACGACCTCGAGGAAGCGGTCGGGATCGTCGGCGAGGGCCGCATCGCCTGCAACCAGGTGCTCTACCATCTGAAGGAGCGCTCGATCGAAGAGCGCGTGGTCCCGTGGTGCCGCGAGCACGGCGTCGCCGTCGTGGCTTACAGCCCGTTCGGCAGCGGCCGATTCCCGTCGACCCGCAGCGGCGGCGGCCGCGTGCTCGCGTCGATCGCCGAGCGGCGGCGAGTGAGCCCCTACCAGCTCGCTTTGGCCTTCCTCGTGCAGCAAGGCGGCGTCTTCGCGATCCCGAAAGCCGCGCGCGTCGAGCACGTGCTCGAGAATGCCGACGCGGGCGAGATCGAGCTCACGCCCGCCGAGATGCGCGAGCTCGACGGCGCGTTCCCCGTCCGACCGAGGCGCGGCTTGCCGACGCTGTGA
- a CDS encoding CFI-box-CTERM domain-containing protein, with amino-acid sequence MTFDASPRRAAGFLLCALSPAAALADTLVVPTDFGTIQEAIDEAEDNDTIVVEPGTYTENIELRSGIDVTGRETARTILSPDDDTLPTVTINGVTAARFSNFTLTDSSVGVSITASNAIDVTNVVFDRVSDTGVLADDSSVELANDVFFDNEVAVSRAGVDVEIVSSIFAGNGTAIANVLSLADPFEGVRTSCYFENEESPSDVDGTGGSGAEFGDPQFVDPAALDFHLQEGSACIDIGRGTDAIDGTVADAGAYGGSFADPFPFPVPEPALEAVTGDDPAMPGIEVTWEPNLSHRVTSSTNPGGYRVYYKQGAAPEDNLPEEYDGDDAAAGPSPIDAGDVTSFTLEGVSAEVDAPLAPRLSSAEGRNAAIVVAWEPVEGATGYRVHYGRDDVAENAVDVGDVTSHTITGLENGVTYRVAVSALDQAIYHVAVSVLDNSQARHESVLSPPASIALGEPAESPLSQVLTATPGEIAPTPDLPDEDACFIATAAFGAEWTAEVEALRAFRDRFLLPHAAGRWLVARYYALSPPAARFLDSHAALKPFVRAALLPLVGAALVLLGASPGSAAALLGLAAAWIAARRRSRRAGRAALWLAALSLVAFSASAQEPPSGPRWMYSLKGGFMYPDIDEFETFYGDDRDGVFAVSGGYRFRDWLEAGVGIGYLSERGDGLTPDGARVPDAVKLELLPVHFFAGFALPDPDRRLVPYAEVGAGWTFYREAIELQPDRDGKSELGTFARLGVRWRFASEGRRMPSGEPSIDIFSHSYVFLEAEHVATEADGIELGGTSWLLGVRFELELGPRRDRGERAFGAP; translated from the coding sequence GTGACATTCGACGCGAGCCCGCGCCGAGCCGCGGGATTCCTGCTGTGCGCGCTTTCGCCGGCCGCGGCGCTCGCGGACACGCTCGTCGTTCCGACCGACTTCGGCACGATCCAGGAGGCGATCGACGAAGCCGAGGACAACGACACGATCGTCGTCGAGCCCGGAACCTACACGGAGAACATCGAGCTTCGCAGCGGGATCGACGTGACCGGCCGGGAAACGGCGCGGACGATCCTGTCCCCGGATGACGACACGCTGCCGACCGTGACGATCAACGGCGTCACGGCCGCGCGCTTTTCGAACTTCACGCTGACCGACTCGAGCGTCGGCGTCTCGATCACGGCCAGCAACGCGATCGACGTGACGAACGTCGTGTTCGACCGCGTGAGCGACACCGGCGTGCTGGCCGACGACTCCTCGGTCGAGCTCGCCAACGACGTCTTCTTCGACAACGAAGTCGCCGTGAGCCGGGCCGGCGTCGACGTCGAGATCGTCTCGAGCATCTTCGCCGGCAACGGCACCGCGATCGCCAACGTGCTCTCGCTCGCCGACCCGTTCGAGGGCGTGCGCACGAGCTGCTACTTCGAGAACGAGGAGTCGCCGAGCGACGTCGACGGCACGGGCGGCAGCGGCGCGGAGTTCGGCGATCCGCAGTTCGTGGATCCCGCGGCGCTCGATTTCCACCTGCAGGAAGGATCGGCCTGCATCGACATCGGCCGGGGCACCGACGCGATCGACGGCACGGTGGCGGACGCGGGCGCGTACGGCGGCTCGTTCGCCGACCCGTTCCCGTTCCCGGTGCCGGAGCCCGCGCTCGAGGCCGTGACCGGGGACGATCCGGCGATGCCCGGGATCGAGGTGACCTGGGAGCCGAACTTGAGCCATCGCGTGACGAGCTCGACGAATCCCGGCGGGTACCGCGTGTACTACAAGCAGGGCGCCGCGCCCGAGGACAACCTTCCCGAGGAGTACGACGGCGACGACGCCGCGGCCGGACCGTCCCCGATCGACGCCGGCGACGTCACGAGCTTCACGCTCGAAGGGGTGAGCGCGGAAGTCGACGCGCCGCTCGCGCCGCGGCTCTCGTCCGCGGAAGGGCGCAATGCAGCGATCGTCGTCGCCTGGGAGCCGGTGGAGGGGGCGACGGGGTACCGCGTGCACTACGGGCGCGACGACGTCGCCGAGAACGCCGTGGACGTCGGCGACGTGACGTCGCACACGATCACGGGCCTCGAGAACGGCGTGACTTACCGCGTCGCGGTCAGCGCGCTCGATCAGGCGATCTATCACGTCGCGGTTTCGGTCCTCGACAACTCGCAGGCACGGCACGAGAGCGTGCTGTCGCCGCCGGCGTCGATCGCGCTCGGCGAGCCGGCCGAGAGCCCGCTGTCGCAGGTGCTGACCGCGACGCCGGGCGAGATCGCGCCGACGCCGGACCTGCCGGACGAGGACGCGTGCTTCATTGCCACAGCGGCATTCGGCGCCGAATGGACCGCCGAGGTCGAGGCGCTGCGCGCGTTCCGCGACCGCTTTCTGCTCCCGCATGCGGCCGGGCGCTGGCTCGTCGCGCGGTACTACGCGTTGAGCCCGCCGGCCGCGCGCTTCCTCGACTCGCACGCGGCGTTGAAGCCCTTCGTGCGCGCGGCGCTGCTGCCGCTCGTCGGGGCGGCGCTCGTGCTGCTCGGTGCTTCGCCGGGGTCGGCCGCGGCGTTGCTGGGCCTCGCCGCGGCGTGGATCGCCGCACGCCGGCGCAGCCGGCGCGCCGGCCGCGCCGCGCTGTGGCTCGCGGCCCTCTCGCTCGTCGCGTTCAGCGCATCGGCGCAGGAGCCGCCGTCGGGCCCGCGGTGGATGTACTCGCTGAAGGGCGGCTTCATGTATCCTGACATCGACGAGTTCGAGACGTTCTACGGCGACGATCGCGACGGCGTCTTCGCGGTCTCGGGAGGGTACCGGTTCCGCGACTGGCTCGAAGCCGGCGTCGGCATCGGCTATTTGAGCGAGCGCGGCGACGGCCTCACCCCGGACGGCGCGCGCGTTCCGGACGCCGTCAAGCTCGAGCTTCTGCCCGTGCACTTCTTCGCCGGATTCGCGCTCCCGGATCCGGACCGCCGTCTCGTGCCGTACGCGGAGGTCGGCGCCGGGTGGACTTTCTATCGGGAGGCGATCGAGCTTCAGCCCGATCGCGACGGCAAGAGCGAGCTCGGCACGTTCGCCCGCCTGGGCGTGCGGTGGCGCTTCGCCTCCGAAGGCAGGCGCATGCCGTCCGGCGAGCCCTCGATCGATATCTTCTCGCACAGCTACGTGTTTCTCGAAGCCGAGCACGTCGCGACGGAAGCCGACGGCATCGAGCTCGGCGGCACGAGCTGGCTCCTCGGCGTGCGCTTCGAGCTCGAGCTCGGGCCGCGGCGGGATCGCGGCGAACGCGCTTTCGGCGCGCCGTAG
- a CDS encoding DNA-formamidopyrimidine glycosylase family protein: MPELPDVENYGRYLERHGLNKRIDDVTVASAKILKGVSAAELRRLLKGHRLKRTRRHGKRLFAATDDGRWLAFHFGMTGRFDHFRDGEEDPKYDRVRFDFAGGEHLAYVNPRLLGRIELAGDADEFIRGKALGPDALAVDEKTFRERLARKRGAIKSVLMDQSVVAGIGNVYSDEILFHAKLHPRTPVDDLDDRALKRLYREMRRVLATAVRKGAGAEDFEQRAPKGWLLRRRKKGESCGACGGKVATLKMHGRTAYFCPTCQPEGRRAAD; the protein is encoded by the coding sequence ATGCCCGAGCTGCCGGACGTCGAGAACTACGGCCGCTACCTCGAGCGGCACGGCCTGAACAAGCGGATCGACGACGTGACCGTCGCGTCCGCGAAGATCTTGAAGGGCGTCTCCGCGGCGGAGCTTCGCCGGCTGCTGAAAGGCCACCGGCTGAAGCGTACGCGGCGCCACGGCAAGCGGCTCTTCGCGGCCACGGACGACGGGCGCTGGCTCGCGTTTCATTTCGGGATGACGGGACGCTTCGACCATTTCCGGGACGGCGAGGAAGACCCGAAATACGATCGCGTGCGCTTCGATTTCGCCGGAGGCGAGCATCTCGCCTACGTCAATCCGCGGCTCCTCGGGCGCATCGAGCTCGCGGGCGACGCGGATGAATTCATTCGCGGCAAGGCGCTCGGTCCCGACGCGCTCGCCGTCGACGAGAAGACGTTCCGCGAGCGGCTCGCGAGGAAGCGGGGCGCGATCAAGAGCGTGCTGATGGATCAGAGCGTCGTCGCCGGGATCGGGAACGTCTACTCGGACGAGATCCTTTTCCACGCGAAGCTGCACCCGCGCACGCCGGTCGACGATCTCGACGACCGCGCGTTGAAGCGGCTGTATCGCGAGATGCGCCGCGTGCTCGCGACTGCGGTTCGGAAAGGCGCCGGAGCCGAGGACTTCGAGCAGCGTGCGCCGAAAGGATGGCTGCTCCGCCGCCGCAAGAAGGGCGAAAGCTGCGGCGCGTGCGGCGGGAAGGTCGCGACACTGAAAATGCACGGGCGCACGGCGTACTTCTGCCCGACGTGCCAGCCCGAAGGGCGAAGGGCCGCCGACTAG